One genomic segment of Sparus aurata chromosome 24, fSpaAur1.1, whole genome shotgun sequence includes these proteins:
- the mtrf1 gene encoding peptide chain release factor 1, mitochondrial has translation MFVTRWSRICTLCSRVAFSSRGGGRGGRWRTLTGHRHASLTEEPHWGTLAPARFYHSDLGDLYKNESVQRYLQQLMDEYKELSEKLQHAHLNETDRKVLMKRHTELLPVANVFERIEQALRDQEEVLSLLHTSAGAKDEDEQLTQLLKEEEAQMSSRIVTLREDLIKALVPSDPLDSSNILLEVVTGRTTGGDICQQFTREMFDMYQGYAWYKNWDFEVLNYTPAEYGGLHHAAVRIAGESVYRHLKHEGGTHRVQRIPEVGLSSRMQRIHTGTMTVIILPQPVEFDVHIDPKDLRIDTFRSRGAGGQSVNTTDSAVRIVHLPTGIIAECQQTRSQLQNRDRAMRMLKARLYQSMMGKETEQRDSARKQQVGSRSQSDRIRSYNFSQDRVTDHRTGYVTRDIKEFMKGGEALHDLICDVLRHTETEALLEAVESSSSLKPTESGRSAD, from the exons ATGTTCGTCACTCGCTGGTCTCGGATCTGCACTTTGTGTAGCCGCGTAGCTTttagcagcagaggaggaggaagaggaggaagatggaggacaCTGACAGGACACAGACATGCTAGCCTGACAGAGGAGCCACACTGGGGTACACTAGCACCGGCACGCTTCTATCACAGTGATTTGGGGGACTTATACAAGAACGAGTCTGTTCAGAGGTATCTGCAACAGCTCATGGATGAATATAAGGAGCTAAGTGAGAAGCTACAACACGCTCACCTCAacgagacagacagaaaggtgCTCATgaagagacacacagagctgctgcccgTGGCTAACGTGTTTGAGAGGATCGAACAAGCCCTGAGAGACCAGGAGGAGGTCCTGTCACTGCTGCACA CTTCAGCTGGTGCCAAAGATGAAGATGAGCAGTTAACACAGCTgctgaaagaggaagaagcacaGATGTCCAGCAGGATCGTGACCCTGAGAGAAGAT CTGATCAAAGCTCTGGTGCCCTCCGACCCTCTCGACTCCAGTAATATTCTGCTGGAGGTCGTCACAGGACGGACAACAGGAG GTGACATCTGTCAGCAGTTCACCAGAGAGATGTTCGACATGTACCAGGGGTACGCCTGGTACAAGAACTGGGACTTTGAGGTTTTGAACTACACACCTGCTGAATATG GTGGTTTGCATCATGCAGCGGTGAGAATAGCTGGTGAGAGTGTGTACAGACACCTGAAGCATGAAGGAGGAACTCACCGGGTGCAGAGGATCCCTGAGGTGGGCCTCTCCTCCAGGATGCAGCGTATCCACACAGGGACCATGACTGTTATCATCCTGCCTCAGCCAGTGGAG TTTGACGTCCACATCGATCCAAAGGATCTTCGCATCGACACGTTCAGATCTCGAGGTGCTGGAGGACAAAGTGTGAACACGACAGACAGCGCAGTGCGCATCGTTCATCTGCCCACCG GTATCATAGCTGAGTGTCAGCAGACTCGCTCTCAGCTgcagaacagagacagagccATGCGTATGCTGAAGGCCCGGCTCTACCAGAGCATGATGGGTAAAGAGACGGAGCAGAGGGACTCGGCACGAAAACAGCAG GTGGGCTCACGCTCTCAGTCAGACAGGATCCGTTCCTACAACTTCAGCCAGGATCGTGTCACAGATCACAGGACTGGATACGTTACAAGAGACATTAAG GAGTTCATGAAAGGAGGCGAAGCGCTCCACGATCTGATCTGTGACgtcctcagacacacagagacggaGGCGCTGCTGGAGGCggtggagagcagcagcagtctgaaaCCGACAGAGTCTGGACGATCTGCAGACTGA
- the wbp4 gene encoding WW domain-binding protein 4 encodes MADYWKSQPRKFCQYCKCWIADNKPSVEFHERGKNHKENVAAKISEIKKKSIDKAKQEEKQSKAFAAMEEAAMKAYQEDLKRMEREAAGLPPIETPEPRVKPQVRPQVKPQGNPQAKQQSKKQQFKGRANKKPREQTAAPVWVEGRSDDGSTYYYNTITGESQWENPESSQGESSASVPPVQPESSTGSPWMEAVSPDGYTYYYNSETGESSWEKPAGFPSNVASGLEPTKEEETPEEPATPQPESLSGGEESSNGAPPSQEAEPSEEAGQQPKIPKISFRKRKAEDEPLEKEEEDKASDDAPKEDAEETNKDEAVQSVTAEPEEEKKEVPQIVTQPKRPKAANPYGTWEKIQEEEDPYASVDLQLPQVEGSSAGAAGDLPPEPKPKFRERIITSLGDEGGPASFRKNKTQNGKNRSLRQRDNDD; translated from the exons AT GGCTGACTACTGGAAGTCACAACCGAGGAAGTTCTGTCAGTACTGCAAGTGCTGGATTGCTGATAATAAGCCT aGTGTCGAGTTCCACGAAAGAGGGAAGAACCACAAAGAAAATGTGGCTGCAAAAATATCAGAG ATTAAAAAGAAGAGCATCGACAAGGCGaagcaggaggaaaaacagTCCAAAGCATTCGCAGCGATGGAGGAGGCTGCGATGAAGGCGTATCAGGAGGATCtgaagaggatggagagggaggctgcag GTTTACCACCCATAGAAACTCCAGAGCCGAGAGTGAAGCCACAGGTGAGACCTCAGGTGAAGCCACAAGGGAATCCTCAGGCCAAACAACAgtcaaaaaaacagcagtttaaaGGGAGAGCTAACAAGAAGCCCAGAGAGCAAACGGCAGCACCAGTTTGGGTCGAAGGAAGGTCGGATGATGGAAGCACGTACTACTACAACACAATAACCGGAG AATCTCAATGGGAAAACCCAGAGAGTTCCCAGGGAGAAAGTTCAGCCTCCGTTCCGCCTGTACAGCCTGAG AGCTCTACAGGTTCTCCTTGGATGGAAGCTGTCAGTCCTGATGGTTATACTTATTACTACAACTCAGAGACTGGAG AGTCCAGCTGGGAGAAGCCAGCAGGCTTCCCCTCCAATGTGGCTTCTGGATTGGAACCCACCAAGGAGGAAGAGACTCCGGAGGAGCCTGCAACCCCTCAGCCGGAGTCGCTctcaggaggggaggagagctCCAACGGGGCACCGCCATCTCAGGAGGCTGAACCCTCTGAAGAAGCCGGCCAGCAGCCCAAAATCCCAAAGATCTCCTTCAGG AAAAGGAAAGCCGAAGACGAGCCcttggaaaaggaggaagaagataaAGCGAGCGACGATGCTCCTAAAGAAGACGCCGAAGAGACGAACAAAGATGAAGCGGTCCAAAGCGTGACAGCAGAACccgaggaggagaagaaagaggtgCCACAAATTGTGACACAACCCAAACGACCAAAAGCTGCAAACCCATACGGGACCTGGGAAAAGATCCAGGAAGAGGAAGATCCATA tgCCAGTGTGGACTTACAGCTGCCTCAGGTGGAAGGAAGCTCAGCCGGCGCTGCAGGCGACCTGCCGCCGGAGCCGAAACCGAAGTTCAGGGAACGCATCATCACCTCGCTGGGAGACGAAGGCGGACCGGCTTCATtcaggaaaaacaagacacagaacGGAAAAAACAGAAGCCTCCGACAGAGAGACAACGACGACTGA